Below is a window of Malus domestica chromosome 13, GDT2T_hap1 DNA.
AATCTAACATTGTGTGGATCCCCGTTGTGAAGCAGTGGACTGATGAACTGCGAAACAAGTTCGAGATCTTGAGAAGGAAGATGCGGTGCTAGGTACATAGTGCAGTATTCATCAAACTTAACGGCTGGCAACAAATTCATCGAGAACATGTGGTATTTCAGGCGTAAAcctgtggtggtggtgatgaacAAACAAGGTATGGTGAAAAATCTAGATGTTCTCCCCTTCTAATGGTGTATCACGGTGATTCTTCAATAAGCCCAGCAAATTTATGCTGTTGCAAATGTACATTTCACCTTCAAGTGAGAGTGACTTAACAATTAAACTGTCATAAATCACACACATCAAACTACTTTGACAGTTTGTGTTCAGCACTCATCAACTGCATTCATATGAGACATCTGAAAGTTAAAAAGACTCATGGGATGAAACTAGCGTCCATAATGCACAGGATAAAAACCACCAACCAGTCTCAAAATAAACTTATTCTCTCAATAAGAACTATAAGAACTAgaaaattaacacaaaagagATCAGAAGTTACTCAAAAGGATATTAACATACCAAAGTTACAGTAACAAGGTCAACAACAATAACCAGCATCGCTAAAGTTGTACATTTCCAAGTCATGATAAGAAAAGAACACCACCTTCCTAATTTGCTTGCAGAAGTGGAACCGATCTAAGAAACCGGTCCGAGATAATCTGCATGCAAGCCAACCAAAGCCTGAAATTCCCTTTGTGCCTCAAGCCACTTAGTCCCAATAACAATGAAGCGTACGGTGGTGCCTTTCTCAATTTTTGACATCTTGCTGTTCATGAATACAGGATTCTCCCCCGGCACATAATTATAATCCGGCATCTTCATCTTCGAGAGATACATGTTTTCAACTGGGCCGCAACTCAGGAAAACTCCATGCTTCAGAACCTTGTGGACAACCCCCTCAGCAATCTCTCCCCTGAAAAGCTTGAAGGTAACCGCGCTAAAAACAACAGGAAACAGAACATCCCCAGTCTGCTGCCTCACTTTACCCTCTCCAACACTCTCCAGAGTTGTGAGAGCGAGATAGTAGCCCAGATCTTTGGTTGCCTTTCTTGATGCAAAGTCCTCCAGCAAGCGGATAACAATTGACTTTTGGAGTATCAACCCTTTCATATCCAAGCTCTCAGCAGGGATTACAACGTTCCAGGGCAATTGTACTTTCAGAAACATGGCTGCTTTTTCCTACCTATCATAAACCAGAGAATGAACTAAGTGAGTATCCAACCCATCAACTGTAAAAAATctagaaagcaaaagaaaacatgTAAAGAGCAACCAAACAATGAACTAAGTGAGTCCTGCTCTCCTGAAAGAGCAGAGCAACACAACTATTCCAACATTGCTCAGATGGCTACAAAGGATTACAGAAATAAGCATAACAAGTGTCCGTTTTTTAGATGAATCAGCTCAATATTTCTTTCCCCACATTTTCTATCCTTCTCCCATAACTCACGCTGGGTCCTTCATGCACGTTCTCTCCCATTTTATTCTCATTATTCTCTTCCCAAACCCTTTCCCTTTTCTGGAGAAACAAGATACTCAGATTTGAGGAAAATAAATACTCTGAGCAGAACTGCAGAACCAGCTCAACTATAGGCCCCACTTTTTTTGTGAGAGGAGTGTTAATCTACCTAATATAACTCTTTCCCCTGGTTCTACACATGCCTCAAAGCTCAATGTCCAGTTGTCTCTATCACTTGACTTCTCTCTATGAAATCATAGGAATCAATTTggaaactcaatcccccttacCATACACGCATCATCATATGACTATTGCAACtgtattattaattattatacaGAACACAAAAAAAGAATCTCTCTATAAAGTAAATAGACATAAGAAAATAGGTAAAGTTATAGAAGCTGATAGTGAATGCTCTCCTGGTTTCTCGAAACTCGTCTCACTCTCCCTTTTCATTCATCATTCATTACTAACAATAATGACctatcaagaaaacaaaactcgAAATAAGAAATTTTGTCAATCTTTATCTCATGTCATGAATGTCATCATGTATATTTAGATTTGAGATCAGAGCAGAGGTTTAAGGAAACAGTCAAACATATAGACCTCTGAAGGAGACTCGTTGACCCATAGTATATGCTAACTTGCtaagtttttcaaattttgtataTTTCTATGTCATTTAAATGCTAAATTAACTTATAAGCTTATTAACATAAACCAGTTctatattatgtatatatagTTGTTTCCTTTACGAAAAAGTGGAGGGGAGGGCACATGAATACCCCACATTCCCTAAGGTGAGAATGTGAACAAAATATGGAGATTGCAAATCAAAGTGAGGACGGAAAAGGATGGAAAATTTATCCCTTCACCACCAGCCTTTGCTAGCTTGGTTTAGTTGTGGAAAACTAAGGTACATGCCTTCTGCTAGGTGCTTGGAACCCATACACTTATACACATTAGTAAGAACTAACCACCCGCCGTAAAACAAAGTGAAGCAgcaaaatacaaacaaatacgTAATCACTATTAAATCAGGCCTAAACCATAAACCCCATTTCCCATTCCCTCATATGATCTATCAATATCTAGCGCAAAGAGGTTCTGAAACCACAAATTAGCTGTTTCATCTATTCAAATGTTCTTCAAACCTCTCCATTTCAGTaccaaaaccacaaaattcCTCGCTCAAGGACTCACTGTGAAGTCAAATTTCACAAATCTACAAACCAAAATCCAATTTCTCAAATATGTGAAACCCAATTActcaaacaacaaaataatacaagcacaagcatgcatatacattgatatatatatatatatacacacacacacatacatacacacacacacacaaagattAGGGTTTGCAAAAGCTTTAAAGCACGTACCTTTGGAAGGCGAAAACCCCTACAAGAGAAAGCGGAAGCTTTTGGAGGATGGGCTGAGACAGATGGCGAGTGGGTCAACCGCGTGGAGCCCTAGGAACGAGTTCACTCACTGAGTCGACGGCTCTGACCCTCCAGCTGAGCTGAGCTGAGCACACTGCGTGACTGGCGAGTGGCGAGTGGCGAGGGAGAGATAGACTCTTCACACTTTCcttggtttttgttttgggcATGCGTTATtaaatatcaataatatcggaaatatcggtactCTGAAAATAcgaaaatatcgatggaaatatcggaatattatcgatatcgataaaaataatatggaaaccacataaattgtaagaaaaacttggaaatttttattgaaactttgcagaatatttatttagtcaattatctatcagtttattacaaaaaattagaatgaaatgcatttcatgatggatttaacattatcaagttgattatataacgagctggcaaacattgtgagtgtagaaaatatgtagtaattaatgaaataaatttaaacacaccataatcatttatatataatgaattagtacaatattttatactttatacattgcatggtaagatacatgagtgacttagtaccacatagagttcctatgagattcaaattttcactatcttcatcatctctatgtgtagagtgagtgtattgtgaagagtagttatcaaatgataaatccctaaaatagttttgcatgtaattgttaacatgtcacctatatggatccgagattggtggacgttgtccataagaaaaatcatttgaagattgagtctcggattATTTCCAtaagtcgctcgattccatcctaacaggaatgggatatgaagggtagggaaatggttggttatgagtataaccatagttactacttcccactccAACGGAGTCTAAAGTTATaaataacgagtcatcttcttgatttgacaaaatccccttgcctctttctttacgagtatagtccttccctatggcaccaattcctggtcctgcccgcctactaccatggtcatcatcctgtgttgcatcgTGAAGTTTgactcaccagtgaaggggctcataaatccgggaggtggtccaacatagtttccatatccaccaccactacctccaacTCCACTATATCCTTTATCATTCTCACCTTCgatggtaggtgagtctcctgatcttgtactagagctatcattagtatcagcacaaTGTTGTGTTTGtataggattggaagaaggtggaattctagtgtttcttggtcttgggcgcaaaagttcttccaaagagtcaacgctgctagatcccacctcctcctctaatactctttctacatttatcccttcattacgtgcttcttcagcaactctgagAGCTAGGTTtctttcatcatcatctaaatgaagaggtctaatccattgataaagttggttaccctctatatcatcatcttcagcaaCAATATTAAGCATATCTAGTGGGTCActacggtcgacatgatctatttctgcttccttatctcgaatttgaagcttcatgttgtagtagcaataaactaatttttccaacatactatgagccaacctatttctttgctttgtgtgtatgagtgcaaatgtgctccaatttctttcacaagcagatgaagaagttgtttgtgataatatttgattgctaactttctcacagttggtgcatcagtctcatacatgatccaccattcagctacaatgaaaaacaatgttgataagcctaataactccaacaaatattataaacttatcgtgaaatatgtttacactcactaggagacatttttgttcgagcagcaactaatgttggttctccaaaagttcttcttgcatctttaaaccatgttagctgaattcaataaatcgtgttagtttaatccaacaaagtaattattataatttaagtaattgtttacctcatttccaaattggccaactgctggtgatgcaaggtctaatttagagtatatatTATGTACAACACATATAAGGGTACCAtaatctccaacaccgggtctgtattggtatcaaggattcaaataatatgttgttcaaagaaacacatactctaataagagaaataatacttatgcaactaaagaaatgaattgcaaattatgacataatttatacctgctgcatgcaaatcgtggtataatgttttataccatcggtcttcaattatctttatgacccaccttgcaccatgttttctttccaattcatccttcactacacgaatcaactcatatattgcccccatagtaggatacacttctgtgtcaatgatccgtaaaactttgtaaagaggttcaaacacttggcacacatgttctgattgagtccaaaaagcatgattaagcactatactttccaccatacgacctgcatttgagcggctcaaattgtggttggcccaatcgtcactagtgaatagttgcttcaaccctgctttcttctgaagtaggctgtctaatgcaatatagttggtggcgaatcgagtggtagctggacgaataatttctcctttgcaaaattcaagcatctttgccaacaaccaaccgtgattgtaaatataatttgtgatcgttctagctctttttaccacagtagcaacattctctctcttccccattgccttaaacatgagatcaatacaatgtgctgcacataatgtccaaaacacattatgatgcttcattaacttttttccagctttgacaaatgcagaaccgttgtcggtcacgacttggacaacattatgctctctcacctccatgattacatccctcaataatttgtaaatatacttgtagttctttatatggtttgaagcatcaacagacttaaaaaaaaaattgtctttcccttagtgtataccatgaagtttatgatagacaatctggtcgggccagtccattcgtcacacatgattgtacaaccattagtttcccaatttgacctcaacttgttaacatactcgccaatgtctttatactccatatccaaatatttgtttcttatctcatagggagtgggaggttgtactccaacaccggcctgttgacatcccactaccatatttttgaaattatgtGATGATGTTTTCTCAGCAGAGACATTTTTATAGATAAAGAACCTGCTAATTAGATGCCTCATTCCTTCCatcacattacctccagtgaaataactccaaacactcttttgacttgctttggatgacttatataaacttggggctattggtggtgttggttgtgattctctaagactatctccccgtctcatttgtgcaccaccacttgtcccggaaccttgtgctctattaggaattttatgaaggtgttctctttcccatgctgactgtttggaggcacgtaatgcttgtttcaaactgcgtcgttcttcaggtcccatgtcatcatcacattccttctcatcttcatcatcatcactgtcaaccgcttggccaatgacttctcctcgtagcccagctcaaatattttccattccatgtgttattttttccttctgctattttttattttttaataatgt
It encodes the following:
- the LOC103453289 gene encoding DNA-directed RNA polymerase V subunit 7-like, producing the protein MFLKVQLPWNVVIPAESLDMKGLILQKSIVIRLLEDFASRKATKDLGYYLALTTLESVGEGKVRQQTGDVLFPVVFSAVTFKLFRGEIAEGVVHKVLKHGVFLSCGPVENMYLSKMKMPDYNYVPGENPVFMNSKMSKIEKGTTVRFIVIGTKWLEAQREFQALVGLHADYLGPVS